The Streptomyces sp. RKAG293 genome includes a region encoding these proteins:
- a CDS encoding XRE family transcriptional regulator, whose protein sequence is MDTPPPHQAVLDEVAPRLRRLRAEHGLTLAALSEATGISKSTLSRLESGQRRPSLELLLPLAGAYRVALDELVGAPEVGDPRVRLTPRALPNGGTSVALSRSPGRLQAYKMVIPDRGAEPVLRTHEGYEWLYVLEGRLRLVLAEHDLVLGPGEVAEWDTRLPHWFGSADGRPVEILSLFGRQGERMHVRAKPSA, encoded by the coding sequence ATGGACACCCCACCGCCCCACCAAGCGGTCCTCGACGAGGTCGCCCCCCGGCTCCGACGGCTGCGCGCCGAGCACGGCCTGACGCTGGCCGCGCTCTCCGAGGCGACCGGCATCTCCAAGAGCACCCTTTCCCGGCTGGAGTCCGGACAGCGCCGCCCCAGCCTGGAACTGCTGCTGCCGCTCGCCGGCGCCTACCGCGTGGCGCTGGACGAGCTGGTCGGCGCCCCCGAAGTGGGGGATCCGCGGGTGCGGCTGACCCCGCGCGCCCTGCCGAACGGGGGTACGTCCGTAGCCCTGTCCCGGAGTCCTGGCCGCCTCCAGGCGTACAAGATGGTCATCCCCGACCGGGGTGCCGAGCCGGTTCTGCGGACGCACGAGGGCTATGAGTGGCTGTACGTGCTGGAGGGCCGGCTGCGGCTCGTCCTCGCCGAGCACGATCTGGTCCTCGGTCCCGGCGAGGTCGCCGAGTGGGACACCCGGCTGCCCCACTGGTTCGGCAGCGCGGACGGGCGGCCCGTGGAGATCCTCAGCCTCTTCGGGAGGCAGGGGGAGCGCATGCACGTCCGCGCGAAGCCCAGCGCCTGA